Genomic segment of Novipirellula artificiosorum:
TTGGGCTGGCGTGGGGGCTGGTGTCTATGCAACCAGCGTCGAGGAAACGGTACCCCCACCGACGGTGCGGATACCTATCATTGGAATTGACATCCCTTTAACGGTCGACCAACCTCAGACGCAAACGCTTGAGCTCCGAGATCGAGTGGACGTGCAGACGTATGCTGCATCGACGTTCCATTTGTTCTCGTTCGGCTACTTTGTTTTGGGGCTGGCGACTTTCTTCAGCAGCATTGACCGTTACCGCTGGAGAACGGTCGGAGCCACTGTGGCTTTCTATATTTTACAAATGGTGATGTTTGGGCTTGGCAAGGCAGCCGAATCGCTGAGCTATCTGTTGTCGATGACGTTCTTCAGTTGTTACAAGCCACAGAAGATGACCTCGATCGTGACGAAGGAGGGGCTCGCGGCGCCATGGACCCTGACGCATCCGCTGCTCGACATGACGCTGCCGCCGTTGGTCTATCCGTTGATTCTGTTGGGGCTTGGCACCACATGCTACGTCGGCGCGGTGGTCTGTTTCAACAAGCGAGACTTGCCAGCGCCGTTGTAGCGGTGCCGGAACCTATTCCGCTTGCTCGGCCTTTGGGGCAACCGCAGCCGTAACCTCCGTGACGGGCGAGGGGGCGTTCCCATCCAGTTCCACGGTTAGCGTCGCACCCGATTTCACGACGAGGGGAATCGTGTATTCCATTTGCGAGGTCATGAATGCGGCTGCATCGGTTTTCTCATTCACTTCCACACACAAGATCCGCAGTTTGTAAACTCCAGCCGGGATACCGGTAAACTCGTAGCGCGTGCTGTTATCCGTTGATTGAGGGCGAAAGGTCCCGTCGATTCCGCTCAAGGTGAGTTCGTC
This window contains:
- a CDS encoding ABC transporter permease subunit, producing MIHRVLLKKYIGQSSLLFLSCGAALFAFAWIRVWVVSLLDMGQFQTILEQFREFEKFAPIEFDSLFTYTGRVGMTFDEPIVILCIVIWCISRGSDVVSGELGRGTLEMVLSQPISRTQLLLSHATVSILGLALLSLLVWAGVGAGVYATSVEETVPPPTVRIPIIGIDIPLTVDQPQTQTLELRDRVDVQTYAASTFHLFSFGYFVLGLATFFSSIDRYRWRTVGATVAFYILQMVMFGLGKAAESLSYLLSMTFFSCYKPQKMTSIVTKEGLAAPWTLTHPLLDMTLPPLVYPLILLGLGTTCYVGAVVCFNKRDLPAPL